In Prunus dulcis chromosome 1, ALMONDv2, whole genome shotgun sequence, the following are encoded in one genomic region:
- the LOC117624258 gene encoding probable carboxylesterase 2, whose product MASTTSPEVSLEVLPYLRVLKDGTIDRIAGTQVFPAGLDPQTGVLSKDIVLIPETGVSARLYIPNNITKTDHKLPLIVYFHGGAFFISSAADPLYHNSLNMLVAEAKAIAVSVNYRLAPEHPLPTAYEDSWAALNWVFGGGEDGDLWVKEHVDFGRVFLVGDSAGANIAHHLALRVKASDADPKVKIAGIGLVHPYFWGEEPIGGEVTDLVRKSMVDKWWQFVCPSEKGGDDPLINPFGDGAPSIEGLACGKVLVLVAGKDILRDRGRLYYDELVKSSWRGRKEYTETEGEDHVFHIFNPNCEKAKSLIKHLASFINQD is encoded by the coding sequence ATGGCTTCAACCACATCACCAGAAGTCTCACTTGAAGTCTTGCCCTACCTGCGAGTGCTCAAAGACGGAACAATTGACAGAATCGCCGGAACCCAAGTCTTCCCGGCCGGCCTGGACCCTCAGACCGGAGTTTTATCCAAAGACATCGTCCTCATACCCGAAACCGGAGTCTCGGCCAGGCTCTACATACCCAACAACATCACCAAAACTGATCACAAGCTTCCCCTCATCGTTTACTTCCATGGCGGGGCCTTTTTCATATCCTCAGCCGCCGACCCGCTTTACCACAACAGCCTCAACATGCTTGTTGCTGAAGCAAAAGCCATCGCTGTTTCGGTAAATTACAGGTTGGCCCCTGAGCACCCCCTCCCTACTGCATATGAAGACTCTTGGGCTGCACTCAATTGGGTGTTTGGTGGTGGAGAAGATGGTGATTTGTGGGTTAAGGAGCATGTTGATTTTGGGCGGGTGTTCTTGGTTGGAGACAGTGCAGGGGCTAATATTGCACACCATTTGGCCTTACGGGTGAAGGCATCCGACGCGGATCCGAAGGTGAAGATTGCCGGGATTGGTTTGGTCCATCCTTATTTTTGGGGGGAGGAGCCAATTGGTGGAGAGGTGACAGATTTGGTGAGGAAGTCAATGGTGGACAAATGGTGGCAGTTCGTTTGCCCGTCAGAGAAAGGGGGGGATGACCCGCTTATTAACCCCTTTGGGGATGGAGCCCCGAGTATTGAGGGGTTGGCTTGTGGGAAAGTGCTTGTTCTTGTTGCGGGAAAAGACATATTGAGGGACAGAGGGAGGCTTTATTATGATGAACTGGTGAAGAGCAGTTGGAGAGGGAGGAAGGAGTATACTGAAACAGAAGGCGAGGACCATGTCTTTCACATCTTTAATCCCAATTGTGAAAAAGCTAAGAGCTTGATTAAGCATTTGGCTTCTTTCATAAACCAAGATTAG
- the LOC117624267 gene encoding 26S proteasome non-ATPase regulatory subunit 14 homolog, producing MSGMERLQRMFAGAGGGLGHPPPDSPTLDSSEQVYISSLALLKMLKHGRAGVPMEVMGLMLGEFVDEYTVRVVDVFAMPQSGTGVSVEAVDHVFQTNMLDMLKQTGRPEMVVGWYHSHPGFGCWLSGVDINTQQSFEALNQRAVAVVVDPIQSVKGKVVIDAFRLINPQTMMLGQEPRQTTSNLGHLNKPSIQALIHGLNRHYYSIAINYRKNELEEKMLLNLHKKKWTDGLTLRRFDNHSKTNEQTVEEMKNLAVKYNKAVQEEDELPPEKLAIANVGRQDAKKHLEEHVSNLMSSNIVQTLGTMLDTVVF from the exons ATGTCAGGCATGGAGAGGCTTCAGAGGATGTTCGCTGGTGCCGGAGGAGGTTTGGGCCACCCACCTCCCGACTCGCCGACTCTCGATTCTTCCGAGCAGGTTTACATCTCCTCCCTCGCCCTCCTCAAGATGCTGAAGCACG GAAGGGCGGGAGTTCCAATGGAGGTTATGGGATTGATGCTCGGAGAGTTTGTGGATGAGTACACTGTACGTGTGGTCGATGTGTTTGCTATGCCGCAGAGTGGTACTGGTGTTAGTGTCGAAGCTGTTGATCATGTCTTCCAGACTAACATGCTTGATATGCTTAAGCAGACTGGACG ACCAGAGATGGTTGTGGGGTGGTACCATTCACATCCTGGATTTGGCTGCTGGCTATCTGGTGTCGACATTAATACACAGCAG AGCTTTGAAGCATTGAATCAACGTGCTGTGGCTGTGGTGGTGGATCCAATTCAGAGTGTGAAGGGAAAGGTGGTCATTGATGCCTTCCGTCTTATCAACCCACAAACTATGATGCTTGGCCAAGAGCCACGCCAGACTACATCTAATCTTGGACATCTTAATAAGCCATCCATTCAA GCATTGATCCATGGGTTAAACCGACATTATTACTCCATAGCAATTAATTACAGGAAGAATGAACTTGAGGAGAAAATGTTGCTCAACCTTCACAAGAAGAAATGGACTGATGGGTTGACACTTAGGCGCTTtgataatcattcaaagacAAATGAGCAAACTGTTGAG GAGATGAAGAACTTGGCTGTCAAATACAACAAGGCAGTCCAGGAGGAGGACGAGTTACCTCCAGAGAAGCTCGCGATTGCAAACGTTGGAAGGCAGGATGCCAAGAAGCACCTTGAAGAACATGTCTCCAACCTGATGTCCTCAAACATAGTCCAGACCTTGGGAACAATGCTTGATACGGTTGTGTTCTAG